The following nucleotide sequence is from Komagataeibacter medellinensis NBRC 3288.
GGCGGAAGCAGCGGTGATCTTGCGGCCAAGCCCGATCTCGCGCGCAAGACTGGAGCGGCGCTCGGCATAGTTGGGGGCGACCATGGGGTATTCCGCTGGCAGGCCCCAGCGCTCACGGTACTGTTCGGGCGTCATGCCATAAGCACTCTGCAGGTGGCGCTTGAGCATCTTGAGCTTTTTGCCATCTTCGAGGCAGACAATGTAATCGGGAAACACCGAGCGCTTGATCGGCACGGCAGGCTGAAGCTT
It contains:
- a CDS encoding Ros/MucR family transcriptional regulator, whose amino-acid sequence is MSDTEQDFSCLELTTQIVSAHVSNNSVAADVLPDLIRQVYQALSSVSRPVEEPEKLQPAVPIKRSVFPDYIVCLEDGKKLKMLKRHLQSAYGMTPEQYRERWGLPAEYPMVAPNYAERRSSLAREIGLGRKITAASAGMAASSGDAPAKSGRRRKA